Below is a window of Paenibacillus bovis DNA.
GCTACATATTGTATAGTAGAATAGTTTACATGGCTATACGCAGGATTCCCATAGCTGTATATATCAGGAAGCTACAGCTCGTTAACCGCCTGCTTGAATACATTGCCCCTGATTTCAAAGGAAGAGAACATATCCCAGCTGGCGCAGGCAGGTGACAATAATACAATATCACCGGTCTCTGCAAGTTCAGAAGCTTGCTGAACCGCTTGATGCACAGCCTGTTCCGGCTGTTCTGTTTCTTCAATAATCCGTATCGAAGCGATTCCTGCCATTTCGGCTACTTGTGCCAGTTTATGACGTGTTTGTCCGAGAACGACAAGCGCTTTGACTTGTGACTGAAATACAGGCAGCAGATCCATATAATCCGATCCGCGATCCAATCCACCAGCAATCAATACGATACCCTGATCATGAAAAGCGGACAATGCCATCATCGTTGCTTTGGCATTGGTAGCTTTGGAATTATTGTAGTATGCTACATCATTATGCGTAGTTACATATTCCAGACGATGTTCTACACCGCTGAAGCTGCGCAGGGTATCCGCCAGCTGTTCAGGTTGACATCCGGCAGCAATCGCAATTGCGCAGGCTGCCAGGGCATTTTCAACATTATAACGACCGGGTAGAGCCAGTTCGTCCACACGCAGAATCGGCACCGCTCCCTGCTCCTCATCCCAATACATGATCGTCCGTTCCAGATCATCCTCTATATCCGGCAGATACGAAGGAGATACATACATTCCACATACCGACAAATCGGACTGCGCAGATAATGCTGCTGTCATGGCTGCATTATTGCCCAGCTCTTCATTCACCGAGAACGGAATAATACGACCTGCCTTGATATAAGGAATCATACTGCGACAGTAGCTATCATCCCAGTTCAGTACCGCTGTATCTTTTTGACCCTGATTTTCAAAAATTTTGCGTTTGGATGTGACATAGTCATCCATCGTACCGTGATAATCCAGATGCGTCTCGGCTACATTGAGCAGAGCGGCAATGGTTGGATTGAAATCACGCGTGCCTTTGAGCTGAAAACTGCTCAGTTCTGCTACGATGATGGCATTTTCCTTTTCTTCGGCTTCCACAACCGCCTGACAAAGCGGAATACCGATATTGCCGCCTACAATCGGATGCAGACCGCAGGCATCCAGCATTTGGCCTACCCATGTTGTCGTAGTCGTTTTGCCATTTGAACCCGTAATACCAATCATGGGTACATCCGAGATCCGGTAAGCCAGTTCCACCTCGGTAATCACTTCGATACCCAGATCGATTGCCTGCTGGATCGGCGGCGCACTGTAAGGAATACCCGGATTTTTGACAAGCAGCGCGATATCCTTATGAATTAGCCCTTCCGGATGTCCTCCACAGATTACCTCGATATTCAGTTCTTCCAGTTCGGCAGCCTCGGGAGATTGCTCTCTTGGCTTCAAATCATTAACTGTAACTACTGCGCCAAGTCGATGCAGAGCTTTGGCTGCTTCTACACCACTGCGCGCCAGACCGATCACGACGACCGGCAATCCACGATAAGATTGAGGATCATTCATCACTACAGCCCCTTACTAATATAGATTCCGAGTACAGCCAGCACCAGACTCACTGCCCAGAACGTAATGACAACACGCCATTCCGACCAGCCCGACAATTCAAAATGATGATGAATCGGAGCCATTTTGAATACACGTTTGCCGTTACGCGTTTTGTAAGAAACGACCTGAATCACGACGGAGAGCAGTTCAATTACAAATACACCACCAATAATCAGGAACAGCAGTTCACTTTTGGTAACAATCGCAATTCCTCCGATAGCGCCCCCTATCCCCAGTGAACCCATATCTCCCATAAATACTTTGGCTGGGTGAGCGTTAAATACGAGGAACCCGATAACTGCACCAATCATAGCTGCAGCACATACTGCAGCTGCCGGTGCGGTTGCCTGAATCGCGATAATCGCATAAGCGGCGAAAGCAATCGCACTGACTCCTGACAGCAGTCCATCCACACCATCTGTAAAGTTGACAGCATTGGTGATCGCCAGCAGCATAATTACAATAAACGGATAATAGAACCAGCCGCCCCAATCAAATGAAAACGATGTTCCCGGAATGCCCAGCGCGGTACTGTGTCCTTTTTCGATCAGCAGATAACAGATAATGGCTGAAAAGATCAGCTGCATCAGCAGCTTTTGCTTGGCGGTCAGACCAAGCGAACGTTTAAGACCAATTTTGATATAGTCATCGAGAAATCCAACCAGTCCAAAGCCTACCGTAGACGTAAGCAGCACCCAAAAGTTAGTATCAATAACCGAGAATTTGATAAATACCAAGGTGGCTGCCAGGATGATAACAATACCACCCATCGTCGGTGTGCCTGCTTTTTTGAGATGAGTCTGCGGGCCGTCACTGCGTACATGCTGACCAAATTTGATGCGACGTAACAACGGAATCAGTATCGGCATAGCAATAATTGACAGTACGAATGATGCCGCAGCCGCTAATAACAATATTTGAAAATCCATTTCCCTACTCCTCCAGCGCCTATGCGTTGCTTATTGAATCAGGCATCAGCGCCTGTAAAACTTCTTCCAGTCTCATACCTCTGGAAGCCTTGAATAAAATAACATCCTGTTCCCTTGCTGTCTTCTGCAGATCTTCGATCAGTTCCGGTTTGGATGTATAAGAACGAATACTCTCCGGCGGCAGATGCCGTGCTGCGCCGCTGGCAATCGCTTTACCCCGCTCTCCATAGGTAAACAGCAGATCTGCCTGCCCTTTTACATATTCTCCGATTTGCTCATGGTACGCCAGTTCTTCGGTTCCAAGCTCCAGCATATCTCCGAGCACAGCAATCTTGCGTTTGTATCCTTTGAGATTACCCAGTACATCAATCGCTGCCTTCATGGAACTTGGACTTGCATTGTAGGCATCATTCAGCAGAGTGATTCCATTCTGTCCCTGTAGCACTTCAATTCGCATCCCGGTCAGACGCAGCTTGGCAAATCCCTGACGGATCTGCGCTTCATTCAGCTCATACGCCTGAGCTACCAGAATCGCCGCCATGGCATTAACCATATTATGAGCACCCAATACCGGCAGCTTCCAGGCTTCTTCCGACAGCGCATTGGTAGTGAAGATCGTGGACTGTCCCTGTGTCATCATTCCTGTAGCATACAGATCATTATGCTGCTCCATGCCAAAAGTGACCTTGCGCATGGTTCTGTCGACATATTGCGGTTCTGCCAGAATCTGCTTGAGCAGCGGCTCATCACCATGGTATACGAGCAGACCGGATGGTTTAAGGCCATTCACAATCTCCAGCTTGGCACGAGCAATTTCTTCGCGGCTGCCAAGCTGCTCCAGATGGGATTCACCAATATTCGTAATCACTGCTGTATCGGGATGAGCAATATGGGATAACAGTTCGATTTCGCCACGTGCACGCATACCCATTTCCAGGATCAGAATCTGGGTATCTGCCGGCATCGCCAGAATCGTCAGCGGCAGCCCAATATGACTGTTAAAGTTGCCTTCGGTCTTATGTACTCGATAGGCTTCGGTCATAAGCGCATAAATCATATCCTTGGTCGTCGTCTTGCCATTTGATCCGGTTATGCCAATCACTCTGGCTTCGGTACTCTCCAGATACGCACTGGCAAGCTGCTGCAGAGCCTTCAGCGTATTTTCGACGATGATTATATTACCTGTAGGTGGTGTGCCATGATCAGCCTGCCACAATGCAGCAGCGGCTCCATTTGCCAGTACCTGCTCCACCAGATCATGCCCATCGACTCTCTCACCGATGATAGGAATGAACAGACAGTTATCCTGAAGCTGCCTTGAATCAATCACGACACCATGACAGTGTGTCGATGGATCACCAATTAGCTGCCCATCGCACATTTTGGCTATCTGGCCAATAGTTGTATTTATCACTTGGAAAGACCCCTTATCGCTTCTTTGGCTACCAGCCGATCATCAAAATCATGAACTTCCGTACCTACAATCTGGTACGTCTCGTGGCCTTTGCCCGCAATCAATAGTACATCGCCAGGCTGTGCCATTT
It encodes the following:
- the murD gene encoding UDP-N-acetylmuramoyl-L-alanine--D-glutamate ligase produces the protein MNDPQSYRGLPVVVIGLARSGVEAAKALHRLGAVVTVNDLKPREQSPEAAELEELNIEVICGGHPEGLIHKDIALLVKNPGIPYSAPPIQQAIDLGIEVITEVELAYRISDVPMIGITGSNGKTTTTTWVGQMLDACGLHPIVGGNIGIPLCQAVVEAEEKENAIIVAELSSFQLKGTRDFNPTIAALLNVAETHLDYHGTMDDYVTSKRKIFENQGQKDTAVLNWDDSYCRSMIPYIKAGRIIPFSVNEELGNNAAMTAALSAQSDLSVCGMYVSPSYLPDIEDDLERTIMYWDEEQGAVPILRVDELALPGRYNVENALAACAIAIAAGCQPEQLADTLRSFSGVEHRLEYVTTHNDVAYYNNSKATNAKATMMALSAFHDQGIVLIAGGLDRGSDYMDLLPVFQSQVKALVVLGQTRHKLAQVAEMAGIASIRIIEETEQPEQAVHQAVQQASELAETGDIVLLSPACASWDMFSSFEIRGNVFKQAVNEL
- the mraY gene encoding phospho-N-acetylmuramoyl-pentapeptide-transferase — translated: MDFQILLLAAAASFVLSIIAMPILIPLLRRIKFGQHVRSDGPQTHLKKAGTPTMGGIVIILAATLVFIKFSVIDTNFWVLLTSTVGFGLVGFLDDYIKIGLKRSLGLTAKQKLLMQLIFSAIICYLLIEKGHSTALGIPGTSFSFDWGGWFYYPFIVIMLLAITNAVNFTDGVDGLLSGVSAIAFAAYAIIAIQATAPAAAVCAAAMIGAVIGFLVFNAHPAKVFMGDMGSLGIGGAIGGIAIVTKSELLFLIIGGVFVIELLSVVIQVVSYKTRNGKRVFKMAPIHHHFELSGWSEWRVVITFWAVSLVLAVLGIYISKGL
- a CDS encoding UDP-N-acetylmuramoyl-tripeptide--D-alanyl-D-alanine ligase, which encodes MNTTIGQIAKMCDGQLIGDPSTHCHGVVIDSRQLQDNCLFIPIIGERVDGHDLVEQVLANGAAAALWQADHGTPPTGNIIIVENTLKALQQLASAYLESTEARVIGITGSNGKTTTKDMIYALMTEAYRVHKTEGNFNSHIGLPLTILAMPADTQILILEMGMRARGEIELLSHIAHPDTAVITNIGESHLEQLGSREEIARAKLEIVNGLKPSGLLVYHGDEPLLKQILAEPQYVDRTMRKVTFGMEQHNDLYATGMMTQGQSTIFTTNALSEEAWKLPVLGAHNMVNAMAAILVAQAYELNEAQIRQGFAKLRLTGMRIEVLQGQNGITLLNDAYNASPSSMKAAIDVLGNLKGYKRKIAVLGDMLELGTEELAYHEQIGEYVKGQADLLFTYGERGKAIASGAARHLPPESIRSYTSKPELIEDLQKTAREQDVILFKASRGMRLEEVLQALMPDSISNA